The following are encoded in a window of Thermomicrobiales bacterium genomic DNA:
- a CDS encoding peptide chain release factor 3, producing the protein MTATLPTNIQQEAARRRTFAIISHPDAGKTTLTEKLLLYGGALQLAGSVAGRKAQRAAASDWMKMEQERGISITSTVLSFPYRDRQVNLLDTPGHQDFSEDTYRTLTAADSAVMVLDAARGIEPQTLKLFEVARGQGIPIFTFINKMDRPAQSPLALLDEIERTLGMDVCPMNWPIGDGPDFQGVYDRATDQVHRFERTEHGAHRAPVSVAGVDDPQLDSLIGAAAAAQLREDVELLEMAGAPFDQERLLAGELTPVFFGSALTNFGVQLFLDAFVDLAPSPGHRETSDGGVDAGDETFSGFIFKIQANMDPRHRDRVAYLRVCSGRFEREMTVRHARTGKMVRLARPMKLFGQDRETVEEGYAGDVVGLINPGAFAIGDTVSSETIGAFPPLPRFQPEHFARLENVKTDRYKQFLKGLEQIEEEGGIQLLYPTDSGRREPILAAVGQLQFDVVRDRLENEYGVETRLEPLPYELARWAKGDPETIAELARSRGRLRCEDRDGNTVLCFSTTWDLNYVLQNTEGIELTTSA; encoded by the coding sequence TTGACCGCGACACTCCCAACCAACATTCAGCAGGAAGCCGCGCGACGCCGGACGTTTGCGATCATTTCGCATCCGGACGCCGGGAAGACGACGCTCACCGAGAAACTGCTGCTGTATGGAGGCGCGTTGCAGTTGGCCGGGTCGGTGGCGGGTCGCAAGGCGCAGCGCGCGGCCGCCAGCGACTGGATGAAGATGGAGCAGGAGCGCGGCATCTCGATCACCTCGACGGTGCTGTCGTTCCCGTACCGCGACCGGCAGGTGAACCTGCTCGACACGCCCGGCCACCAGGACTTCTCCGAGGACACCTACCGAACGCTCACCGCAGCCGACAGCGCCGTGATGGTGCTGGACGCGGCGCGCGGTATCGAGCCGCAGACGCTGAAGCTGTTCGAGGTCGCACGCGGTCAGGGCATCCCGATCTTCACCTTCATTAACAAGATGGACCGCCCGGCGCAGAGTCCGCTGGCGCTGCTCGATGAGATCGAGCGAACGCTCGGCATGGACGTCTGCCCGATGAACTGGCCGATCGGCGACGGGCCGGACTTCCAGGGCGTCTACGATCGCGCGACCGACCAGGTGCATCGCTTCGAGCGCACCGAGCATGGCGCACACCGAGCGCCGGTCAGCGTCGCTGGCGTCGACGACCCGCAGTTGGACAGTCTCATTGGCGCGGCTGCCGCGGCGCAGTTGCGCGAGGATGTCGAGCTGCTGGAGATGGCCGGTGCGCCGTTCGATCAGGAGCGGCTGCTGGCCGGTGAGCTGACGCCCGTCTTCTTCGGCAGCGCGTTGACCAACTTCGGCGTCCAGCTCTTCCTCGATGCGTTCGTCGATCTCGCACCGTCGCCCGGACACCGCGAAACGAGTGATGGTGGTGTCGATGCTGGCGACGAGACGTTCAGCGGCTTCATCTTCAAGATTCAGGCGAATATGGACCCGCGCCACCGCGACCGCGTCGCCTACCTGCGGGTCTGCTCCGGCCGCTTCGAGCGCGAGATGACTGTGCGCCACGCCCGCACCGGCAAGATGGTGCGGCTGGCCCGCCCGATGAAGCTGTTCGGGCAGGATCGTGAGACGGTCGAGGAGGGCTATGCCGGCGACGTCGTCGGGCTGATCAACCCGGGCGCATTCGCCATTGGCGACACCGTCTCCAGCGAGACGATCGGCGCGTTCCCGCCGCTGCCGCGCTTCCAGCCGGAGCACTTCGCTCGACTGGAGAACGTCAAGACCGATCGCTACAAGCAGTTCCTCAAGGGGCTGGAGCAGATCGAGGAGGAGGGCGGCATCCAGCTGCTGTATCCGACCGACTCCGGACGCCGCGAGCCGATCCTCGCTGCCGTTGGCCAGCTGCAGTTCGATGTCGTCCGCGACCGGCTGGAGAACGAGTACGGCGTCGAGACGCGGCTGGAGCCGCTCCCCTACGAGCTGGCGCGTTGGGCGAAGGGCGACCCGGAGACGATCGCCGAGCTGGCCCGCAGCCGCGGTCGCCTGCGTTGCGAGGATCGCGACGGCAACACCGTCCTGTGCTTCTCGACTACCTGGGACCTCAACTACGTCCTGCAGAACACCGAGGGTATCGAGCTGACCACCAGCGCCTGA
- a CDS encoding IS5 family transposase: MENTACRKPYPSDISDEEWDFVAPYLTLMTEDAPQRDHDLREVFNGLRWIVRTGSPWRYMPNDLPPWHTVYQQSQRWFRAGCFEAIVADLRALIRLGEGKSVDPTAAIFDSRTLSGSIENGTRGGYDGHKKRKGSKLHLAVDTLGEFLALVVTPANEQDRAQVEELAAAVQEATGDTIELAYVDQGYTGADAEAAADGWGIRLEVVKLPEARKGFVLLPRRWVVERSFAWLSRFRRLAKDYERLPETVAGLHLVAFSTLMLTRVMRLLLDGSA; this comes from the coding sequence ATGGAGAACACAGCATGCCGGAAGCCGTACCCGAGTGATATCAGCGATGAAGAATGGGACTTCGTTGCTCCGTATCTGACGTTGATGACCGAGGATGCGCCACAACGTGACCATGATCTGCGTGAGGTGTTCAACGGCCTGCGCTGGATCGTGCGCACCGGCTCGCCATGGCGCTACATGCCCAACGATCTCCCACCCTGGCACACCGTCTACCAGCAGAGCCAACGCTGGTTCCGTGCTGGCTGCTTCGAGGCGATCGTGGCCGACCTGCGGGCCCTGATTCGGCTTGGGGAAGGGAAATCGGTGGATCCCACGGCTGCCATCTTCGACAGTCGCACGCTGTCGGGATCGATCGAGAACGGCACGCGAGGCGGCTACGACGGGCACAAGAAGCGCAAGGGCTCGAAGCTGCACCTGGCGGTCGATACGCTGGGGGAGTTCCTGGCATTGGTGGTCACGCCCGCGAACGAGCAGGATCGCGCACAGGTCGAGGAACTGGCGGCAGCGGTACAGGAGGCGACTGGCGACACGATCGAGCTGGCCTACGTCGATCAGGGGTACACCGGAGCAGATGCCGAAGCGGCAGCGGATGGCTGGGGCATCCGGTTGGAGGTGGTCAAGCTGCCGGAGGCGCGCAAGGGATTCGTGTTGCTGCCCCGGCGCTGGGTGGTCGAGCGCTCGTTCGCGTGGTTGAGCCGGTTTCGGCGTCTGGCCAAGGATTACGAGCGCTTACCTGAGACGGTGGCGGGACTGCATCTGGTCGCATTCTCCACACTCATGCTCACCCGTGTCATGCGACTGCTGCTCGACGGAAGTGCATAA